GCGTGAAAACTTTTACCGATTACCGGGAAGTAATACAGCTGCCGGAAGTAGACATTGTGCACATTGCCACGCCGCCGCACTGGCACGGCATTATAGCGGCAGATGCAGCCAGGGCCGGTAAAGACATCTGGTGCGAAAAGCCTATGACCCGCACCATCGGCGAGGGCAAACGTGTAGTGGAGGCTGTGCAGCAACACGGGCGCATTTTCCGCCTGAACACCTGGTTTCGCTTCGAGGATATTTTTTATGGGATGGGCACACCTGTTAAGCCTATCAAAAAGCTGGTAGACAGCGGCCTGCTGGGCTGGCCGCTGAAAGTAACGGTGGGCCGTGGTACCGGCTTCGACTGGAAGTTTTACTGGGTAGGCAAGACCAACCTCGACCCTATGCCCGTACCGCAGGAACTGGATTATAACATGTGGCTGGGCCCTGCGCCTTACCGGCCTTATAACCTGCACCGCGTACATCAGACATTCCGTGGCTATTGGGATTACGATGGCGGCGGCCTCGGCGATATGGGACAGCATTACCTAGATCCTATTCAGTACTTCCTGGGGAAAGACAATACGAGCCCTGTTTCTGTGGAGATAGATGCGCCGCAGCAGCACCCGGATGCCGTAGGAACATGGCGCCGCATAACCTATACGTATGCCGACGGATGCCAGATAGTGCTGGATGGCGAGGGCAAAGAAGAAAACATACCTTATATAGAAGGGCCAAAAGGAAAACTGTACCCCGGCTTTCGCTCCGATATTCCGGATTTGCAGAAGAAGCTGGCGGCCTTCCCTGATCCGAAGCCACAAGTGACAGACTTCATTGAGGCAGTAAAGGAACGCAAAAAGTTTGCTCTTAACGAAGAAAACGGACACAGATCCTGCACACTTGTCAACATGGGGAAGGCTGCGCTGCATTTAGGCCGCTCGCTGAAGTTTGACCCCGTGAAGCAGGAATTTGTACAGGATGAAGGCGCCAACCGCCTCATCAACGAGCCCATGCGCTCTGACTGGACAATGGTACTATAGCCTGCAACTACCAGGCATCTTCAAAAATATTCTTAAACTGGTTAACTGCCCTAACCCGATGTATATGAAAAGAATAATACTAATGCTGCTTGCTGTCGCCTCGGTGAATTCTGTAACGATGGCGCAGCGGGAAAACGATCAGCGCACCCTCACGACTAAAATTGCCGACCTGCTGGCGCAAATGCCGGCAAAAGATAGCCTGCAGCTTACCGCAAACATGAGCGAAATTGCCGGTACCGGAAAAGAAGGACTTATAGAAATGGCCTCAATGCTGGCTCCTCCCGGCAAGGGAGATAATACCAGGTTAGAATATGCGATGGGCGGCTTCTCTTATTATGTGTCACAGCCCGGCAGAGAAGAATGGAGGCAGATGAGCGTAGATGCATACTGTCAGGCGCTGCAAAAAGCTGATCAGGAGGAGAACAAAGCCTTTTTTATCAGGCAGCTCCAGATGATAGGCAAAGATGATGCGGTTCCTTGTTTGAAAGGTTACTTAGGCGATGAGCGCCTGTGTGCCCCGGCTGCCAAAGCTTTAATTAATATTCATACTTCCGGTGCCAGCGAGGCGCTGCTGCAAGCTTTACAAAATGCGCAGGGTGAGTGTCGCCTGTCGCTTGTCGAGGCAGTAGGTGATGCGCAATATGCGAAAGCTGTGGCTGTTCTTACGCCTTTAGCGACCAACCCGGATAGCAAGCTCAGAAAGCTGGCACTCTATGCCCTGGCCAACATTGCCGATCCTGCCTCTGAAGCTGTGCTGGCGCAGGCAGCGCAACAGGGTAATTATACTTTTGGTAATGACAACGCCACCTCCGCTTATTTGCTTTATGCACAGCGCCTGGCCGAAAGCGGAAGACAGCAGCAGGCAGCAAAAATAGCGCAATCACTGCTGAATAGCACCAGACAGGAGCTGCAGGTGCACACCCGCACAGCCGCACTGGAACTGATGACAGATATACAAGGCGAAAAGAGCGTAGCGTTGTTGGTAAATGCAGCAGCGGACAAAAACCCGGAATACCGTGCTGCCGCGCTCAAATTCGCCGCCGACTACATCACGCCTGCCACCACCGCTATGTGGGTGAAGAAAGCAAAGAGAGCGGATCCCAAAGTAGAAGCTGAAATCATCACTATGTTGGGCAGAAACGATGCTAAAGCTGCCATGCCTGCCGTGCTGAAGGCACTCAGAAGTAGGCACGATCAGGTGAAACTGGCCGCCATAGGCGCTACAGGCAGCATGGGCAATGAGGAGGCGCTGCCAAAACTACTCAAGGCCATGAAGAAAGGCAATAAGGAAGAAATTGACGCTGTGAAAGAGGCCCTGTTTATCATGGAAGCAAAAAATCTGACTGATGCAGTAGCCGATGCTTTGCCTAAAATGCCTGCCGAGGCCCAGGCAGCCGCACTCGCGGTTTTAGGCAACCGCGCTGCCAGCGAAAAAATAAATGAGGTGTTCTCCTATGTAAAAGACGAAAATGCTGCTGTGCGTATGGCCGCTTTAACTGCGCTGGAGCAAATGGCAACAAAAGAGAACCTGCCGCGGCTCTTTTCTTTGCTGCAGGAAACAGCGCGGCCTGAAGAAGTAAGCGCAGTGCAGGAGGCCATTGTTGCAGCCGTTCGCGGTTATGATGACAAGGCACAGCAGGCAAACCTGATACTGGAGCAAATGGCGCAGGCTCCGGCTGAGAAGAAGCCCCTATACTTTAACATACTAGCCAATATTGGCGGTGAAAAAGCCCTGGATGCTGTTGCAGCAGCCTTTAATGCCGGCGATGCCGCCACAAAGCAGGCCGCAGTTGCTGCCTTGGCTGTGTGGTCTGATGTGAGTGCGGCCGGCGAGCTGTACCGCATCAGCCAGGCAACTTCCAATGAAGCCTACCTGGATGCAGCGCTGAAAGGATATATCCGCATAATCAGTCTTTCTAAGTCTCCTGCCGAACAAAAGCTGCTGAAACTGCGGGATGCCATGGCATTAGCCAAAACACCTGAACAGCAGCAACTGATCCTGAAAGAAGTAGCGGGATTACATACTTTCCCTGCCCTGGTATTCGCCGGCAGGTACCTCGATGATCCTAAACTGCAACAGGAGGCTGCCCATGCCGTGATGAACATCGCGCTGTCTGACGAAAACTATACAGGTAATATCGTACGGGATTTGCTCAATAAAACCGCTCAGGTGCTTGAGGGGCCTGACAGCGAGTACCAGATCAAAGCGATACAGAAGTTTTTGGCAGAAATGCCACAGGGCGAAGGTTTCGTGGCGCTGTTTAACGGCAAAGACCTGACCGGCTGGAAAGGCTTGGTGGCTGACCCGATTGAGCGGGCCAAAATGGATAAGGGAACCCTGGCTCAGAAGCAGAAAGCTGCGGATGAGCAAATGCGCAAAGACTGGAAAGTAGAAAATAGCGAGATTACATTTGTAGGGCACGGGTTCGATAACCTCACGACAGCAAAGAAATATGGCGACGTTGAGATGTTCGTGGATTGGAAAATATATGACGACGGCAACAAAAACGGCGATGCCGGCATTTACCTGCGGGGCACGCCCCAGGTTCAGATGTGGGATACTTCCCGGGTAAAGGATGGGGCACAAGTAGGCTCCGGCGGGCTGTACAACAACCAGGTTAATCCAAGTAAACCGCTCAAAGTAGCTGATAACCCGCTGGGTGAGTGGAACAACTTCCATATTATCATGAAAGGGGATCGCGTGACAGTGTACCTTAACGGGGAGCTCGTAACGGACAATGTCATCCTGGAAAATTACTGGGACAAGGGCATGCCCATATTTCCGGAGGAGCAGATAGAACTGCAGGCGCATGGCTCCCGCGTAGGTTACCGTGACATCTACATCCGCGAACTTCCCCGTCCGGAGCCGTTTGAGTTAAGCGCCGCCGAAAAGAAAGAAGGCTTTAGGGTGTTGTTTGATGGCACCAACATGCACCAATGGCAGGGTAACACCACCGATTATGTGATTGAAGATGGTGAACTGGTAGTGCATGAGCCAAAATTTGGCAACGGCGGCAATCTGTATACCAAAGAGGAGTACGGAGACTTTGTATTCCGCTTCGAGTTCAAACTAACACCTGGCGCCAACAACGGCTTGGGCATACGCACTCCTTTAGAAGGCGATGCTGCCTACGAGGGGATGGAAGTGCAGATTTTAGATAATGACGCTGATATTTACAAGACCCTGCACGAGTACCAGTATCATGGCTCTGTGTACGGCGTTATGCCGGCTAAGCGCGGCTATCTGAAGCCTGTTGGGGAGTGGAACTACGAGGAAGTGATTGTGAAAGGCCCGAAGATAAAGGTGATACTGAACGGCACCACCATTCTGGACGGCGACATTTCCGATGCTCGTAAGAACGGCACCTTGGACGGAAAGGATCACCCGGGGCTGAAGCGTGATGAAGGATACCTTGGATTCCTGGGACATGGCTCCACGGTATGGTTCCGGAACATCCGGGTAAAGGATCTAAGTAAAAAGTAAACAGAAAGAAGTGGGGAGAAATCTGGTTTTACTGAAAGCTGAAGATGGGGCAATAATGCTTTCCCATCTTCAGCTTTATAACTTTTTAATGTTTTGAGATTAGCTTGTGGTAAGCAGGTCCGGCGACAGCAAAATATAAGTAGAAGAAAGAAGAACAACTGTATCTTTACCAGGCTGCCTGGGCTATGCGGAAGGAAAAATATAGCTAAACCTTGAGGCTGGTGGCACGTTCAGAAATCGTCGCCTGCTACTTATGAGAACAAACGCATCTTATACTTTACTTTTTATATTGCTGGGAATACCGCAGTTGTTGCTGGCGCAGATCACGGTGCAGGGTCGGGTGCGGGATGCCCGCAGCCTGCGTCCACTGGAAGGTGCTGCCGTAACCGCCAACACAGGCCCGCAGGCACTCACCGCCGCCGACGGAAGCTACCACCTCACGGTGCCCGACACAACCGCTTTCCTGCTGATCACCTACCTGGGCTTTGCCCCCGATACGCTCACCGACCTGCAGCAACCCGGCGTGCGGCAAACGTTGCTGCAACCCACCGTAGCGGTGCTGCAGGAAGTGCAGGTGCAGGGCTACGAAACCAACCGGCCCCTGCTGCAAACAGCCGGCGCCATCAGCGTGATCGATAGCGAGGTGCTCAACCGCTTTGATGAAAGTTCTCTGGTACGGGCCG
This window of the Pontibacter liquoris genome carries:
- a CDS encoding Gfo/Idh/MocA family oxidoreductase; the encoded protein is MSSDATTNSRRDFLKKSAATVASFIIVPRFVLGGRGFVAPSDQLTKAIIGVGSMGRNHIPYGDTRVVAVCDVDRNHLKRAADIVGNGVKTFTDYREVIQLPEVDIVHIATPPHWHGIIAADAARAGKDIWCEKPMTRTIGEGKRVVEAVQQHGRIFRLNTWFRFEDIFYGMGTPVKPIKKLVDSGLLGWPLKVTVGRGTGFDWKFYWVGKTNLDPMPVPQELDYNMWLGPAPYRPYNLHRVHQTFRGYWDYDGGGLGDMGQHYLDPIQYFLGKDNTSPVSVEIDAPQQHPDAVGTWRRITYTYADGCQIVLDGEGKEENIPYIEGPKGKLYPGFRSDIPDLQKKLAAFPDPKPQVTDFIEAVKERKKFALNEENGHRSCTLVNMGKAALHLGRSLKFDPVKQEFVQDEGANRLINEPMRSDWTMVL
- a CDS encoding DUF1080 domain-containing protein, with translation MKRIILMLLAVASVNSVTMAQRENDQRTLTTKIADLLAQMPAKDSLQLTANMSEIAGTGKEGLIEMASMLAPPGKGDNTRLEYAMGGFSYYVSQPGREEWRQMSVDAYCQALQKADQEENKAFFIRQLQMIGKDDAVPCLKGYLGDERLCAPAAKALINIHTSGASEALLQALQNAQGECRLSLVEAVGDAQYAKAVAVLTPLATNPDSKLRKLALYALANIADPASEAVLAQAAQQGNYTFGNDNATSAYLLYAQRLAESGRQQQAAKIAQSLLNSTRQELQVHTRTAALELMTDIQGEKSVALLVNAAADKNPEYRAAALKFAADYITPATTAMWVKKAKRADPKVEAEIITMLGRNDAKAAMPAVLKALRSRHDQVKLAAIGATGSMGNEEALPKLLKAMKKGNKEEIDAVKEALFIMEAKNLTDAVADALPKMPAEAQAAALAVLGNRAASEKINEVFSYVKDENAAVRMAALTALEQMATKENLPRLFSLLQETARPEEVSAVQEAIVAAVRGYDDKAQQANLILEQMAQAPAEKKPLYFNILANIGGEKALDAVAAAFNAGDAATKQAAVAALAVWSDVSAAGELYRISQATSNEAYLDAALKGYIRIISLSKSPAEQKLLKLRDAMALAKTPEQQQLILKEVAGLHTFPALVFAGRYLDDPKLQQEAAHAVMNIALSDENYTGNIVRDLLNKTAQVLEGPDSEYQIKAIQKFLAEMPQGEGFVALFNGKDLTGWKGLVADPIERAKMDKGTLAQKQKAADEQMRKDWKVENSEITFVGHGFDNLTTAKKYGDVEMFVDWKIYDDGNKNGDAGIYLRGTPQVQMWDTSRVKDGAQVGSGGLYNNQVNPSKPLKVADNPLGEWNNFHIIMKGDRVTVYLNGELVTDNVILENYWDKGMPIFPEEQIELQAHGSRVGYRDIYIRELPRPEPFELSAAEKKEGFRVLFDGTNMHQWQGNTTDYVIEDGELVVHEPKFGNGGNLYTKEEYGDFVFRFEFKLTPGANNGLGIRTPLEGDAAYEGMEVQILDNDADIYKTLHEYQYHGSVYGVMPAKRGYLKPVGEWNYEEVIVKGPKIKVILNGTTILDGDISDARKNGTLDGKDHPGLKRDEGYLGFLGHGSTVWFRNIRVKDLSKK